A segment of the Nitrospinaceae bacterium genome:
GGGAGAAAACCATGTCCCACCCACTTTTCGATCTTTCAGGCCAAAAAGCCCTCATCACCGGCGGGGGCCGGGGCATCGGTCTGACGCTCGCCACGGGCCTCGCCCAGGCGGGCGCAGATGTTGCGCTTGCCGACATTGATTTTTCCCAGGTGGAAGAGGGGCAGCGCGAAATAGAGGCCCTCGGGCGAAAATGCACCCTCATCGAGGCTGACGTCACCGATGTCGCCTCGGTGGACCGGATGGTCTCGGAGGCCGCCGCCGCCCTCGGCGGGCTGACCATCCTCGTCAACAACGCGGGCACCAACGTGCGCAGAAAACTCGAGGAGGTCACCGAGGCAGACTGGGATCGCGTTCTCGATCTCAACCTGAAAAGCCTGTTCTTCATCACCCGTCGCGCGGGCGAGGAGATGAAAAAAGCGGGGGGCGGCAAGGTCGTCAATATGGCCTCGCTCATGGCGCTTTCAGTCTTCAGGAACCCCCGCGGCCAGACCTACGGACCCTATTCCTCAAGCAAGGGAGGGGTGATCTCACTGACACGCTCGTTC
Coding sequences within it:
- a CDS encoding SDR family NAD(P)-dependent oxidoreductase → MSHPLFDLSGQKALITGGGRGIGLTLATGLAQAGADVALADIDFSQVEEGQREIEALGRKCTLIEADVTDVASVDRMVSEAAAALGGLTILVNNAGTNVRRKLEEVTEADWDRVLDLNLKSLFFITRRAGEEMKKAGGGKVVNMASLMALSVFRNPRGQTYGPYSSSKGGVISLTRSF